A DNA window from Lentimicrobium sp. L6 contains the following coding sequences:
- a CDS encoding response regulator, whose protein sequence is MEEKTKIIYVDDEEVNTTLFKINFSGKYNVLTGYSGLDGLKLLDENPDTKVIISDMKMPNMNGIEFIQKAKAKYPNKRFYILTGFEITEEIRKALDNGLIHKYFKKPFNLNEIETAINEA, encoded by the coding sequence ATGGAAGAAAAGACAAAAATTATATACGTTGACGATGAAGAAGTTAATACAACATTATTTAAAATTAATTTTTCAGGAAAATATAATGTATTAACGGGTTATAGTGGTTTAGATGGATTGAAATTATTAGATGAGAATCCTGACACAAAAGTAATAATAAGCGATATGAAAATGCCCAATATGAATGGGATAGAGTTTATACAAAAAGCAAAGGCGAAATATCCTAACAAAAGATTTTATATTCTGACTGGATTTGAAATTACAGAAGAAATAAGAAAAGCCCTTGATAATGGATTAATTCATAAATACTTTAAAAAGCCCTTTAATTTAAATGAGATTGAAACAGCAATTAATGAAGCTTGA